The window aaCTTAAAAGGTGATTcgaaacatatttttttccaaatatatagtACACCTATgcgttgaaaaataaatagtaaaagttcacaattatttgattaatttacatatattatatatatgtttgataaaaaattaaaaaaaaaaaaaaagtgattcgATAGTACTTCCCACAATCCCTCCACAGCTTTTTTTCACAAAGTTGGGTCCATATGACCTTACCCTCTACAGCACTTGcacataattttattttatttttctgttttgttattaaaattatatattttgagtaaaattaaaaattagtaggtatattaattttcaattagtttCCATGACAACAATTTGACCAATATGGAAccaaattattctaaaaacaataatggACAATAAAATCTTGCTTGAATGAATAAGTAATCCTCGAATATCCActtattatatatcatatcatatcatatcatcatttgttatttttattaacaCCATATATTATTCATGCAATGTTGTTTGTACTGTAAATTTACGGgagattttatatatgtatatgtatgtgtgtgtatttCTATTTCCATTTTATAGAAAACAATTAAGCACAAATAAAGCAACAGAAAAGGCCATTGAGACCATGACATATAATTGAGAAACATACCATGTGCCTTAGTCTTATATTGGATTTCGTTTgcgtatatatatacatatgtatgtgttcaatttagtttgatagaaattttattttcagcGCTAACATTGTTTCTAAGAAGATCGACTTTAAAAGATTTGAGAACAGAAAATTAAAGCTTCATTGgataatagtttagtttttaaaatttatgtcgaaacattttcaaatataagaaaaagaaaaaaaaaatgatttagaaataaatatagtaaaaattttccaattctttgatagatattttataaataattttaattttttactattcataaaaaaaattcatttttgtttttaaaacctCATATTTATCTCCTCCAAAATTCCGTACTATAACtttcacatttattaaaagtacaaacatttgaattcttaGAGTGACACAAGCTTTTCAAATTACTTTCTTTAGCTTTTAAAAACTAACAAGATGAAAacttcatttcaaaatattgtttgttAACTTTACATTTATGCTGGCTCTCATACCATCTTTCGTGAAATtccaaattaagaaaaaggtGTTTTAAATAACCAATGTTAGATTTCAAAACTTAATTGTGTTTTACaatcatttatataaaaaagaaatagatgtTTCAAAAgcttaattaaaaagaaaaaaggaaacaaataaCGTTATTAAAAACAGCTATTAAATAGAGATTAAATTTCCAATTAAACACTCCTTCCTCAAATTTAAGTGGGTTGTTACCTCTTAGCCTTACCCCATTCCCATAAACAAAATAGGTtttaattcctttttctttgctCATTTGGTCAAACAGATGTTGACTTGCCACGTGTCCATCCAAAAAATGGGTTCCAGCAATCCACTTTGGAGATCCTCCACTAAGCAATAACCTTCTCAATATATACCCTCACAACCCTTACCCAAATTCCAAACTCTCCcacacacacaaaagaaaaaatcccATTATTCCCCAAGACTTAggaattttacaaaatatggGTAATGCAGATTTTGAATGCCCTCATAGAGTAGCCATTCCTCCTAAGAAGCCCTTCTTAGACTCCTTAGCTTCTAATCTCAAAGAAACCTTCTTCCCTGATGACCCTTTCAAACAATTCAAAAACCAACCTTTACCCACTCAGATCTTTCTATGGCTTAAATACTTCATCCCCATCCTCAATTGGGCTCCTCATTACACTTTGGACTTCTTTAAAGCTGACCTTGTTGCTGGTATCACCATCGCTAGTTTAGCAGTCCCTCAGGGTATTAGCTATGCTAATCTCGCAAGCATTCCTCCTATCATTGGACTTTGTAAGTTTTTACCCTATAACACACGTTAATCTCTTGCTTTTAATGCCACGTTGGTtaatgatttttcttctctaacgTAGATTCAAGTTTCGTACCTCCGTTGATATACGCCATGCTTGGAAGCTCGAAAGATATAGCGGTGGGGACAGTGGCGGTAGCATCGTTGCTTATGTCTGCCATGTTGGGGAAGGAAGTCAACCCCGTGGAGCATCCGAAGGAATATGTTCAATTGGTTTTTACTGCAACTTTCTTCGCAGGAGTTTTCCAAGCTTCTCTTGGATTTCTAAGGTGAACTACTAGCTCTGACATATATCAAATTACAACTATGACATACgtagatatatatattcatagtCGTCAATGACTTTGAAAGTGCAGATTAGGGCTTATTGTGGACTTTTTGTCACATGCAACAATAGTAGGGTTCATGGGTGGTGCAGCAACGGTGGTCTGTCTTCAGCAATTAAAAGGCATAACTGGATTGGTTCATTTTACACATGAGACTGATATTGTATCCGTTATGCGCTCCCTTTTCACTCAAGTTCACAAggttagtttttctttctgttgtttctctttcactccaaagtttttttcttccatttacaatttttaatgttattttttttttgtaaaacttTGACAGTGGAGATGGGAAAGTATTGTATTGGGTTgttgttttctcttctttctcctcCTCACAAGATATTTGGTAAGCTTTTCCACCATTTTGTTTGTagtttttggtattttaaatttctatctcatggttttatttatttatttaatgaaaaaataaagtaattttaaaaaaattgttcctTCCTTTAAAATTTCTGTACCAATTCAAACGCATCAGTAAGAAACTAAAGCCGtacatgttttgttttttgtttttaaacattttactttggaaactgtttttttttcttttagtttgaagtttttaaaattttaaattgaaaacagaaaaaaagtagtcttgtttttttcttttcagattgcaaaattattttgtactCACACATACCATGTTGGTTTTGATTGAATAGTTATAACTATTAATATTGTTGTCtatcaaaataattgtaattagAAAAACTATTGATGTTGTTGCCTTATGTGTTAAAAACTTTTATAtccaacaaatatttgaataaatgaCTGAATAAATCCTTATCCactcattaaattttaaaacatgaaaccccaaaatagaaaataataataataactccAACACCAacactaataataatatatatggtgACACAAAATTTAACCTATATCTTTGGTCAACACATCAATTTAGGTAGCTTTATTTCCATCATAGGTGTAataactcaaacaaaaattataaaagtattGAAAATGTTTACCTAATGATAAAAACTAGTAAAAGGAATCTtctattaattagattttattttaaatttattatattttttaaatattttgattcaattttgtattttttgttcggtaacaaaatgaaattttgactcataaaattattttaaatatattagatCTTACCTTTAAAATATAGCCGGTAAAGATCAGTGGttgatcaaataaatattagattaactataaattattattaaataatttatgaaaatgtttggacatttttaaatatagtaaaataaactaaaatatttacgaactgtaatacaattttgaattttatcatataaattgataaattccTATCGTTGTTTATTAACGCTACTGGTAGAagcaaattttgctatatgttataaatattttgtcaaatttggtatttttgacaattcttATAATGTTTCTTacgttaattataattttttaatgattaatttacaaaaatgttttagataaatttatcttatcaaatttaaatttatagtaaattatttaacacatgtttatttaaaattaattgtgtttcttattcttaaaaaatccTCCTAgatttctaaacatttttttttaaaaaaaaaagttatgtattttaaattttatatttgaaaaacctaaatacactaaaaaatatatgtatatgtatattttttgaaGTATGATATTATATGATAGGATGAAAGAGAAttctgaaaaacaaaatttaaatgatgttGTTAGTGGTTGCTAATTAGAGTTCATGATGAAAACGAATTGCAGAGCAAGAAGAAATCAATCTTCTTTTGGATAAGTGCATTGGCGCCTTTAACTTCGGTAATCTTGGGAAGTCTTCTCGTTTACTTAACCCACGCTGAAAAACATGGCGTTCAAGTGGTAATTCACTCAATCCTCCATTGCTGTCTCtgtttcttttgcttttttcaaACCTTCTTTAATGGGGGCTGTGTTGTAATCAAACAACTTCCCAATCTTTATTGGGTTTCTCtgtttttgttgtaatttagATTGGGAGTTTGAAGAAAGGGTTGAATCCCCCTTCTGCATCTGATTTAGTATTTGGATCCCCTCATCTCGCCATTACTATCAAAACAGGGATCATCATCGGAATCATAGGCCTCGCTGTAAGTTTCTTTTAGTCTTATTCTTTATTGGTAATATAGGTTGAGGATAGAAGTTCAAACAGTAATTTGAACTGTTTTGTGGGTGTGCTTACAAACACTATTACCaactgtttgatgaaatgtcccgaagaaagaaaaataagtgaaTTCTGCTAGACCATCATTTTGCTGAATCATTTGTGTAATGCAGGAAGGGGTTGCAGTGGGGAGGAGTTTTGCTGCATTTAAGAATTACCACATTGATGGAAACAAGGAGATGATAGCATTTGGGATGATGAACATTATTGGTTCTTGCACTTCTTGCTACCTTACTGCAGGTAAGCTGCAAATTCAATGGAGGAGTTCAAGTTTGGTCCTCAATTATTAGACATCTGCATTGAAGTTATTAAGATTCTGTTGAtaatcatttggtttttttaagtGAAATTTCTAAACACTACTTTCAGTATGAGTttctttgatttgttatattctttTGATGAAACCTTcgtaaataaattatgatgaAGAAATCATATTTCTTGAAAACtataaacaaaatggttacGGATTAGGGACCTAAATTATAgagtttgtaattttaatattaattagcTGATAGAAATTGCAATAGCAACTTATTATGATCGATAATTGATGTGTTATCAATATATGCTATGATGGTCTAACTTCTATTTGTTAGTTGAGCTTATCACTCAGGACTAATATGGATAAAATATACAGGCCCTTTCTCGAGGACTGCAGTGAATTTCAATGCAGGATGTAAAACTGCGGTTTCGAATATTGTCATGGCAATTGCTCTGATGATCACTCTGTTGTTTTTGACGCCATTTTTTCACTATACACCCCTGGTGGTGCTTTCTGCCATAATCATCACTGCTATGCTTGGCCTAATCAATTATGAAGAAGTAATCCACCTTTggaaaattgacaaatttGACTTTGTCGTCTGCCTTGGTGCATATATCGGTGTTGTCTTTGGCAGCGTTGAAACAGGCTTGATTGTTGCGGTGAGCAAATCAATATAATGAACTTAATTTTTAGACTATCCAAATTTTCGAATTTGGTTCTCATTTGTATCAATTGACCTGGTTTTTCAGATTACACTCTCTTTGTTAAGGGTGCTTCTCATCATGGCGAGGCCAAGAACTTTAGTACTAGGCAATATTCCCAACTCCACAATTTACAGAAGCGTTGATCAATACCCAACAGCCAACCGTGTGCCTGGTATTCTCATCCTTCAACTGGAGGCCCCAATCTACTTTGCCAACTCAAACTACCTAAGAGAAAGGTATTAGCAACCACCAAACCCAGTTTCCATAATGATCTTCATATGTATAAATATGGGAATGGAGATAATGAGGATAAATATGAGAATGGAGACACTGATCCTCATTTacatttctcttctctcttagGCTTTCAAGGTGGATTACAGACGAAGAAGAGAGGATAAAATCATCAGGAGAAACCAGCTTGCAGTACATAATTCTAGACATTTCCGGTAAGTACTTCAACGACTATTTGAACATAAAGAACAGACAACCTTCCTTTTTTATCTCATATacatgatttgaaattttgaacaCAGGCGTAAGTAGCATCGACTCAAGTGGAATCAGCATGCTTGAAGAGCTTAAGAAGACTACTGAAAGAAAGGGTCTCAAAGTAAGTATTTCCTCCAAAGTAGAATCTTGTTTAACCCTGAATATAACTCAACtggttaatatatataacccACAAATCCCCCACCCCTATACATTGTTTAACTCTAAACAAAATCTAATAATCTAATAGTAAATGTAAATGCACATGATTGAGTTGAAGCCGATTGAAATTAAACTTCGAAcaagtaataattttttccGCCATGTTATGTGATTATAGCTTGTACTTTGCAATCCAAGAAGTGAAGTGATAAAAAAGTTACACGAGGCAAATTTCATCGAGGCGATCGGACAAGAATGGATCTATCTTACAGTGGGAGAGGCTGTAACAGCCTGCAACTTCATGCTCCACACTTGCAAGCCAAATCATGTTGCTGCTGAATTAAATTCACCCGTCTAGCCATTACTCCAGGCTACCAAAAGGTGAACAATTTGGGCGATGGGGTCCTCACACCAAGCTCACATGGTAATATATTCCACCAATCAAGACGCAACATGTTGGAAATAATAGTTTTccattattttccttttttggtGAGAGGTTAAATATTGTAAtagtagaaaatgaaatagcgtgaaaatcatttaaaagaaatcattttcACGGAGCTTTCATATCATGTCATgtcttttgtttatattttctttcactaTCGTTGCCATCAAATTTCCTTCATGACATGATTATCCTATACGAGAAATTACTgctttgatataattttacttATTAAAGAAGTTAATTATTCCCATAATTGACTCTATTAATCTTGTTTTTACTCTATAAAgcattaagaagaaaaaatacagAAACTTCTTAAATTAACATATTACACAATAATTAAAGTTGTATTATAGTGACttcaaaaaaaagtatttactTTTTGATTTCCTTAATGTGATATCACTAAAGCATATTAACTTGACTGAGATATGAGTAATTAAGTGATTATCTAAATCCAACAACTATTGACATAACAAGGCAACTAATTGACCTTTTCATCCCCAAAAGACAAATGGAAATGTTCAAAGTTCAAAAGTGTTTAAAGGCTATTCTCAGAGTTCACAATATGCAATTTGAGATAAAGGGTCAAATTGTTTTTGGTAAAGCTTTTGAAGTGTTACCTCATCCttctagaaaaatatataataatagtaatattaatattttctcaatgtgtctttaattaattaaatgaccCAATAGCTGTTCCCCAATCTtaacatttataaatgaaattaccTCCAAACTGGACTTTTTTTCACTTGCTCAATTAggattaaattacaaatttaatcaagaaatttttagatgtcttttttttatccctaaaaatcaattttattagacaTTTATGAGTCCTATTAAATacttttgagaattttaaCATCAAATCAACATGCGTTGAAGCGTCAAGAGAATAAACTTGTAAGTTAACCTATATATGGTCTAAGCTCATTCCTCTTatacaatatattaaaattcttacCAATCATAGATCACAAACTAATGGCTGGTTTACATATCcatatttctataaaattttctttagtaaataatttaaacttagtcattttcttaaactagtttgaaaattgattataaaatagactaattactaaaataatattagagtgaaagtaattgaataCCTAAAATTTAACAAGGTAATCACTTGATTTTAAGATAAATGAAGTTTTCAACATTGCATTggatatacatatataattacatTAGTTGTTGTagaaatcattatttttttaacattttactAATTGGGGTTTGGttgcttttaaaaatgtttctttctCCATAAGCATAATATCTTcctttttgacttttttatatttttattttgaatatcaatttaattgtGTCAACATATTTGAGGGTGCAAAAAGTAGTAATAACCAAAAATTGCACATCACAATTAGCCAAAGAGCAAACTTAGCATGCAACTGTGTTGTTCCTATCTATTCATTCCTTTCTCATTGGTTTATGTGTAAGTTGAACTAACACTTCATTTTAACTCTAACTTATGAgtatcattttgtttggtgAGACCATCTGAATTGCCCTATTTCATCATTCctttataatctttttatatatatatatatatatgagaaaacGCTCCATTTATACctttaaagtttaatgtttctatcaaataataataatatcgaGTCAAgcgttcaacttttttttccttttcatttgaaatttttttggattgatttgacttatgaaaatttaaggtttatttgacataaattataagtatttcttttaaaaatatatatacaaactaaaaagaaacattttaaaagataatccTAATCACAATAGTTAcgtttaaacattttttttttaccaagtAAAATGCAATAAAGAGCTTATAAggtgatttttgaaaaaacttaagaataaatggaaatatatagtttaattaagaaCATTTGATGGGAGAGGGGTTGGATTTGAAAGAGGAAATGAATGTGTTGGATAAGTAGGTTGTCTAAATCATTGGGTTAATGAGTTGTTTTCTTGTTGAGAAATTCAATGACCCAACAACATTCTACCTTATGCTTCCCATGCAaatcatttacaaaattaaataattaaaataatcaatttttctaaccctctttctctttttacaaTGTGTCATCATCGAACATTAAAACATGACATTAATCGTACAAGTTCATGACATTTGAACTATATATGTTCATGTGTTGATagtttttaccattttttcattttctctctatattaatttcattgaaataatttaaagataaaCCTTAATCATCACtgtgattttgaatttggagtatgtaatttagaaaaaaacaatcgTGTCATCAAACGAAATTCAAAAGTTCGAGTTTATGTAACATGCATGGAAAATATGTTAGCAAATTTGTAGTTATCACAAGACAAACCATTCATGACCTAAATGTAGTCTTTTGAAAATCAACCGTCAACTTAATTGTAGCTCACAACTATTACTAGTATATATGAGTTAGTGGTTAAATTAGGTTTAAAATCTCTACCTATATCTTTACTACTactaaactaaaagaaaatagagaactTACTAACACATCTTAAGAACCCAagtcaaattacaaaatacgAAATTGTCAACGTcaaagtataaaagaattaaaaaagttgaagttagtgcaaaatctaaaatttgtatttttttggaaaagacaatgaaaataaatactCATTGAATAGGCCATTCCGCTAGGGTTAAAGCAgctaattttgaataaaaccGCGTTTTTGGCTGAGGTAACGATCGTTATCTAAAATTTCttcataattcaaatatatgtgTGATTGTatgtataagaaaaaaaaacactttagGGTACGTACATCCATGCGTTGAACattacaaatgaaaatgttttaataataCCAATGCtatctttttcattcttttctttcattataaatctctctttttctacTGGTAGGTACGATTGATTTTGCTTAGAAGTAGTCAATTCATTTCGTGGAATAGTTTATATCATAACTCAAATCTTATATAGTTGTAGTTACTTAGTTACTACCAATGCCATGTCCCATTAAACCTCCTCGAGACATGAAAACCTCAACCTCCCTTCTCCCAAGTGCTCTCCTCCTCATCTCTATCTTCACCCTCCTCTTCCAACCTTCCCATCAACAAACTCCGTCGCCACCTCCGCCATTTCTCCCGAACCCCAGACTTCTTAAGGCCTACACCGCTCTCCAAGCTTGGAAACATGCCATCACTGAAGACCCATCTAACTTCACTGCCAATTGGTATGGCCCCGACGTCTGCAACTACTCCGGCGTTTTCTGCGCCCCCGCCCTCGACGACCCCGACATCCGCACTGTCGCTGGGATCGACCTCAACCATGGCAACATCTCGGGCACCCTGCCTGACGACCTCGGCCTCCTGACCGACCTTGCTCTGTTCCATATCAACTCCAATCGCTTCTGCGGCACCATCCCCAATTCCTTCCGCTGCCTCACTCTACTCTTCGAACTCGATATCAGCAACAATGACTTCTCCGGCGAATTTCCCTCTGtaattctctctctcccaGCTCTCAAGTTCCTCGACATTCGATTCAATAAATTCAGCGGCGATGTCCCTTCTTCCCTATTTGAATTGAAACTCGATGCTCTGTTCATCAACAACAACgatttcaatttttccttaCCGGAAAACATCGGCAACTCCCCTGTTTCTGTTCTGGTTTTTGCTAATAACAATATCAATGGCTGCCTCCCCTCTAGTATATCAAATATGAACACCACACTCAATGAAATTATAATCACGGGCAGTGGGTTGATTGGGTGTTTGCCGTCGGAAATAGGGTCGTTGAGCAATCTCACTGTCTTCGACGTCAGCGATAATAATCTCGTCGGACCGTTACCGGAGACAATGGCTGGAATGAAGAAATTGGAGCAGCTTAATGTGGCACATAACCAATTATCCGGCGAAATTCCGGCGAGTATTTGCTCGCTGCCGAAATTGCAAAACTTCACATTCTCGTATAATTTCTTCTGCAGTGAGCCGCCGGTTTGCTTGAAACTTCAGGCCAGTGATGACCAGAAAAATTGTTTGCCGGATAGGCCATTCCAACGTTCGCCGGAAGAATGCAAAGCTTTCTACTCTAACCCTGTTGATTGCAGCGTCTTTGGATGTACCCTTCGGCCACCACCACCGCCGCCGCCACCTTATTAGTGATTGTTTGAGATTTCTTTCGTGAAAGGGTTTATAGAATTGCAAGTTATTTTCATGGTAttactaattttcttaatcttaAATCTTAATTAGTGATTAGCGATGTGATGTGTGTGTTGATAGCTACTATATATTggctaatttgtttttcttcatattacAATAATGTTTCGCCCTAATTTCacttcattcaaaatttatatatatttcacatggttcaaaaatcaagaaaatgtCTAGAAGAGCCTACCTGATAAATGTTGAACTCATTTACTAAGTATAAGAGATTAAATCTTCAAATCTTTCACTAATCATTactaaactttattttatcaaattttaccataaatcaataattttttacttttgtcaAATTATACCagatttttatattgaatcaacatatgaaaatatagatataacatgtgtttgttttttaaaaatgctctTGAGATgccttgaaaaaaattatttagtatattttaagTGACACACTTAATACTTTTCTTTGGTAGATCTTCtttcaatgaaaaacaaaaaaaacttaaaggtGTGTATCATGGAGCTACCACTTCTTTAGATCAAAGTCTCATCAAGAGGTCCAAAATATGCAACAGAGTCTAATCCATCTATTCATTTGGATTTGATATGAatctatattttgaaaatcatagagATCTATAAGTTTGTTCAATGGAGTTATCAATTGACTAACCCAATATtcatatacatatgtatagttattcatatattatattatattaaaataagtaaacttttcaattttacttttttttaaatatatttagatttttatatgcactagttttctaaaaataaaattaaaaactatataaaaatttgcagtatcaatatttttattaatataaataaaatttaacaatatttcattaaaaagttataaaacaCACATAGTGGATATTGAATGGATCTGACTCAACCTTAATTAAACTTAAGCCCAAAATTTGAACTAATAGACCAAACCAAAGTATGGGCAACATGCCTATTTAAGATTGGGCGGACCATATCCAAGTCCAAACAGCCCAATAAACTTAGGTTCATGAGGTTGAACCTAGGTCAAGTCGGCCCAATAAACCTAAATGCAATTACGAAAAGGTTTGAGAAAAGCTTTTGAGTTTGAAAGCGACAAATAGAAGTATGGTTTTTGTAtgaaaaatcaacaataaattattgaaaaaatcaaaggaaatacaatcaaatatatgagaaaactcgaataaagaaaatacaagCAAACTAATGTATGATAGAAATTGTGGTTGAATGCAAATAAATGGCCTATCAAAGTCATTTTGTTACTTCACTTGAAACACAAACACCCTACTCAATGAGTCATTTTAGTCAGTGCAATATAAAATTACACTTATGTTCTATCTATCTAAATGAACAAACTATTACAagaattctttatttaaattcatacaATTACTGAATCATAAGTTTGATTTACATACCTCCAAGATCTAAAAgaattgatttataattatatatatatatatatttcccaagttattaaaatgtaaGATAGTTAgattaacaattaaataataataataaattaattaaatttaaagataaataaataaccaaaaaaagagAGCTATATAAACACGGATTTAGGGTTTTTGGAGGCTCTCAAACTTTCTCTGCCTTGCAGCGTTTCATCTGCAGAGTTAGGGCAACTCACCTCCTTTAGCCATGGCCGTCGggtactctctctctctctctctcttattcCGATTGGTTTCAA of the Cucumis sativus cultivar 9930 chromosome 3, Cucumber_9930_V3, whole genome shotgun sequence genome contains:
- the LOC101218509 gene encoding leucine-rich repeat extensin-like protein 6, with the translated sequence MPCPIKPPRDMKTSTSLLPSALLLISIFTLLFQPSHQQTPSPPPPFLPNPRLLKAYTALQAWKHAITEDPSNFTANWYGPDVCNYSGVFCAPALDDPDIRTVAGIDLNHGNISGTLPDDLGLLTDLALFHINSNRFCGTIPNSFRCLTLLFELDISNNDFSGEFPSVILSLPALKFLDIRFNKFSGDVPSSLFELKLDALFINNNDFNFSLPENIGNSPVSVLVFANNNINGCLPSSISNMNTTLNEIIITGSGLIGCLPSEIGSLSNLTVFDVSDNNLVGPLPETMAGMKKLEQLNVAHNQLSGEIPASICSLPKLQNFTFSYNFFCSEPPVCLKLQASDDQKNCLPDRPFQRSPEECKAFYSNPVDCSVFGCTLRPPPPPPPPY
- the LOC101203205 gene encoding sulfate transporter 3.1, yielding MGNADFECPHRVAIPPKKPFLDSLASNLKETFFPDDPFKQFKNQPLPTQIFLWLKYFIPILNWAPHYTLDFFKADLVAGITIASLAVPQGISYANLASIPPIIGLYSSFVPPLIYAMLGSSKDIAVGTVAVASLLMSAMLGKEVNPVEHPKEYVQLVFTATFFAGVFQASLGFLRLGLIVDFLSHATIVGFMGGAATVVCLQQLKGITGLVHFTHETDIVSVMRSLFTQVHKWRWESIVLGCCFLFFLLLTRYLSKKKSIFFWISALAPLTSVILGSLLVYLTHAEKHGVQVIGSLKKGLNPPSASDLVFGSPHLAITIKTGIIIGIIGLAEGVAVGRSFAAFKNYHIDGNKEMIAFGMMNIIGSCTSCYLTAGPFSRTAVNFNAGCKTAVSNIVMAIALMITLLFLTPFFHYTPLVVLSAIIITAMLGLINYEEVIHLWKIDKFDFVVCLGAYIGVVFGSVETGLIVAITLSLLRVLLIMARPRTLVLGNIPNSTIYRSVDQYPTANRVPGILILQLEAPIYFANSNYLRERLSRWITDEEERIKSSGETSLQYIILDISGVSSIDSSGISMLEELKKTTERKGLKLVLCNPRSEVIKKLHEANFIEAIGQEWIYLTVGEAVTACNFMLHTCKPNHVAAELNSPV